In a genomic window of Phragmites australis chromosome 14, lpPhrAust1.1, whole genome shotgun sequence:
- the LOC133891519 gene encoding serine/arginine-rich SC35-like splicing factor SCL33 isoform X1, with amino-acid sequence MRRGYNYSPSPPRSYRRRVRSPSPRDHYGGHDRDLPTSLLVRNLRRDCRPEDLRHPFGQFGRLKDIYLPRDYYTGEPRGFGFVQYYDPEDASDAKHYMDGQLVLGRTITVVFAEENRKKPQEMRARDRVRGRSYERRYSHSRSPRYSRGRSPSRSRSYSRSPSPPNGKHRFRERSYSRSPVDSRSGSRSPYEERFSRSTRRERSLSVSG; translated from the exons AGAGGCTACAATTACAGTCCTTCACCACCAAGGAGCTACAGGAGAAGGGTACGCAGCCCAAGCCCCCGTGATCATTATGGTGGCCATGATAGAGATCTGCCGACCAGTCTTTTGGTGAGGAATCTCCGTCGAGACTGTAG GCCAGAAGACCTTCGACATCCATTTGGGCAGTTTGGTCGTCTTAAAGATATATATCTTCCAAGAGATTATTACACAGG GGAGCCCCGGGGATTTGGGTTTGTCCAGTATTATGATCCTGAAGATGCTTCTGATGCAAAGCACTATATGGATGGGCAATTAGTTCTCGGCAGGACAATAACCGTTGTATTTGCAGAGGAGAACAGAAAGAAGCCTCAAGAGATGAGAGCTAGGGATAGAGTCAG AGGTCGTTCTTACGAACGGAGGTATTCTCACTCTAGGTCCCCTCGTTATTCTAGGGGCCGATCTCCTTCCCGCAGCCGAAGCTACTCAAG GTCTCCCTCACCTCCGAATGGAAAGCACAGATTCAGAGAGAGGTCCTACTCCCGCTCACCTGTTGACAGCAGATCAGGAAGTAGGAGCCCCTATGAGGAGCGATTCAGCAGATCCACAAGGAGAGAGAGGTCTCTTTCGGTTAGCGGATGA
- the LOC133891519 gene encoding serine/arginine-rich SC35-like splicing factor SCL33 isoform X2, which produces MSAREPRGFGFVQYYDPEDASDAKHYMDGQLVLGRTITVVFAEENRKKPQEMRARDRVRGRSYERRYSHSRSPRYSRGRSPSRSRSYSRSPSPPNGKHRFRERSYSRSPVDSRSGSRSPYEERFSRSTRRERSLSVSG; this is translated from the exons ATGAGTGCAAG GGAGCCCCGGGGATTTGGGTTTGTCCAGTATTATGATCCTGAAGATGCTTCTGATGCAAAGCACTATATGGATGGGCAATTAGTTCTCGGCAGGACAATAACCGTTGTATTTGCAGAGGAGAACAGAAAGAAGCCTCAAGAGATGAGAGCTAGGGATAGAGTCAG AGGTCGTTCTTACGAACGGAGGTATTCTCACTCTAGGTCCCCTCGTTATTCTAGGGGCCGATCTCCTTCCCGCAGCCGAAGCTACTCAAG GTCTCCCTCACCTCCGAATGGAAAGCACAGATTCAGAGAGAGGTCCTACTCCCGCTCACCTGTTGACAGCAGATCAGGAAGTAGGAGCCCCTATGAGGAGCGATTCAGCAGATCCACAAGGAGAGAGAGGTCTCTTTCGGTTAGCGGATGA